The Athene noctua chromosome 25, bAthNoc1.hap1.1, whole genome shotgun sequence region TCTTCTGCTTCTCCCGCTGCTTCTCCGCCTTCTCCTGGGCCTTGCGCTCCTTCTCCACGGCCAAGCTCAGCTCCTTGAGCTTCCGCTTCAGCACGGCGCGGTCCTGCGAGCTGCCCACGCCCAGCGCCTGCCGGCACAGCCGGGCGCTGGGGCCACGCCACCCTCCCCACGGCCTTggggctccagcacccccctgccctgtgAACCAGCCCTTTAGGGTACCTGGAACCCCCCTGCACTGCCTGTCCTCAGGATCATCTTGCTGAGGTACCTACAACGTCCCATCTGTCTCCTTGACTTGCCCATTGGGATACCTGGAACCTCACCCCacctcctgccccatagatcagCCAGTTAGGGCAAGAGGTACCCCATGGTGAGTCCATTGGAGTACCTAGAACCTACCTCTGTCTGCCCCATGGAGCAGCCCATTGGAGAACCTAGAGCCTCTTGTTCTGTGATGAGTCCATTTAGGTACCTAGAACCCTTCCCAACCTCCTGCCCCATGGAGCACCCTCATGGGGTACCTAGAACCTTCCTAGGGCTGTCATATGGAGCACCCTGTTGGGACACCTAGAACCTCTTGCTCTACAACTGAGCCTGTTAGGGTACCTAGAACCCAGCCAGACCTCCTGCCCCATGGAGCACCCTGTTGGGGTACCTAGAACCCTCCTAGAACTGTCCCATGGAGCACCCCATTGAGGTACCTAGAACCTCTTGCCCTACAACTGAGCCTGTTGGAGTACCTGGAATCCATCCAGACCTCCTGCCCCATGGAGCACCCCATTGGGGTACCTAGAACCTCTTGCCCTACAACCGAGCCTGTTGGAGTACCTGGaactccctgcaccccagcagaAGAGggccccccctgcagccccgtACCTTGAGCTTGGCGCCGTCGAGGTGCAGGAGCCGTGGACCATCGACGCCGTGGGCCGAGAACTCCTCCACGTACTGCTCCAGGTTGAGGCTCTCCAGCCACTGTCCCACCTGCTGGCACGTCCAgcccgcggccgcgccggggggcTCATCCAGGAACTGAGCACAGGGGGCTGGGCGTTAACAGGGGGTCCCCAGGGCAAGTGGTGTGGGGGGGCGGGGGACGCCCCCACCCCCAGGGCTCACCTCGTCCGAGGACTGTGACAGGGTGTGGTAGGGGTAGGAGCACTTGGTGGCGGTGGGGCCGGGCAGGCGGGGGCTGGCGCTGGGCGGTGGGGAGTCCTCGCTCAGCGTCGAGTCCTGGGGCAGCGGGAGGGGCGAGGGCAGGGCttggccccgctgccccccccagAACAGCCTgcggccccccagcaccctccctgtAGCCGCCCTCCCCAGAGGGCTCTGCCTCCCTAGAGGGCGACCAGACCCTGGGGGGCGTTGATCCCCCCCAAAGCCATCTTGACCCTATGGGGCTTTGAACCCCCTCGTAGCTCTCCTGACCCCACAGAGCTCTGACCCCTCCCCTATAGCTCTCCTGGCCCCACAGAGCTCTGCCCCCTCCCCTATAGCTCTCCTGGCCCCACAGAGCTCTGACCCCTCCCCTATAGCTCTCCTGGCCCCACAGAGCTCTGCCCCCTCCCCTATAGCTCTCCTGGCCCCACAGAGCTCTGACCCCTCCCCTGCAGCTATCTTGACCCTATGGGGCTTCGTCCCCTGTCCCTATAGCTGCCTTTGACCTCTCCTCCTAGGAGCACCAACTGCCTTCCCTACAGCCCCCTGGCCCTACAGGGCTCCCctatattccccccccccccataggCCGGGCCCCCCCCCATTCCCAGGCACTGACCTGGGAGGCGGATTTGGCGGGGCTGAGCCCCTCGTGCCGGGGGGAGCCGGCGGGTGACGCGGAGCCGGGCGAGGCCGAGCCCCTCGCGCTGTCCGAGAAccaggagaagggcaggaagggtgaccccgaggggcggccgggaccctccaccgcctccctggggaCAGAGCCACGTTAGACTCCCGGGGCTGTCCCCgtgcggcccccccagcccctgccccgcggggggggggtccctcaCCTGCTGCCCATGGACAGGCGGTTGCTGCCCTTCTCCTTGCGGCTCTTGCTGGAGGACGCCCGGCGCAGGGTCACCCTGGGGAGGGAGCCGGGTTGGAGGGGAGCGGGGTACCCCAATGGCTgtgccccccaccacccccccatcCATCCTCAGAGACGCCTCCATCCTCTTCTGTGGATCCTCCTCCCCCCGCACCTCCCTCTCGCCGCACATCCCTCCATCTTTCCGTCCCTCTGGGCATCTCTCCATCTATTCCTCCATCTTTCCGCTGCACCTCTCCATCCCATCAGCCatccccctgcagccctccctccctccctccctccctccccccttaTCCCTTCCATCCTCCTGAACCCCTCTACACTCCttcacccccctgcaccccttccTCTCTCCATCCCCCCTCTATTCCTCTCCCTTCATCCTCCTGCATccctccatccccctccatcccctctaccctcctcccctccctccctccatcctcctgcatccctccatccccctccatcccctctccctccctccatcccccccgTACCCCCCCGGACCAGCTCTCACCCCAAATCCAAAAACTTCCTCCGTGTTTTCTTATCGAGCCCCACGGTGGGGCTGGCCGGCTCGGGGGGGCTCATGTCCCGGCTGTCGTCTGCAGAAGGAGGATGGGGGTGTCACCCACTGCCCCCcacgtgggtgctgggggggtgccaGGGTGCCCCCCAGCTCTgaaaggcgggggggggtgttCACCTTCGCTGTGCCGCTGGGGCCGGGCGTCGCGGCGGGCGAAGCCGGGCGAGCTGTCGGAGCTGTGGCAGGATTTGGGCGAGGGGGTGcccgccagcccctcctgggacGAGGCGTTGGTGAGGGGCCGGTAGCGGCTGAGGGGGGGCGAGGAAGCCGGGGGGTCCCCCAGCGCCCGCAGCACCGCCCCCGCCTCGAAGGAGAACTCGGCGCCGCGGGAGAAGGGCGAGGGGGCCGGGGGGCCACCATCACCCTCAGCTCCCTGGGGGGGCACAcggcatgggggggggggggggtgtcaaacCCCTGCATCCCCCCTCTTGGGgtgtcccccatcccctccctccccgcagccATGGCATCCCCCCAAACCCTTCCCCTGGGTCCATGGTGCCCCCCCGAACCCTGCGGttccccggcccccccagccccccccggggctcaccGCCGCCTCGGGCCCCTCGTCGCCCTCGGTGGAGCTGGCGCTGTCTCGCAGGCGGGAGCGGGAGGGCCGGTGCCGGCGGCCCTTGGCTAGCAGCCGGGCTCGGGCCTTCTGCAGGCTGGTGTCCAGGCGCGGGGTCTCTGGAACCACAGCGGTAAAATCTGGGGGTGAAAGAGAGAccggggcagagagagagagagagacggacagacagacagagcggggaggggcaggggcaaatggatggggagggagggagggagggaggaggagatggacggacagatggacagggagggagggagggagagatggACAGTAGGGACAAGGGGATATGAGGGAGGGACGGAAGGACAGATGGACAGGTAGGGAGAGGGAAGATGCGGgtggagggatggatggagagagggaggagatgGAAGGACAGACGGACAGGGAGAGGgaagacagggagggagggatggggagatggatggacggatggggAGCAGGGACAAGGAGATCCACGGGAGgagatggatggacagatggacaaGGAGAGGgaagacagggagggagggagggagagatggACAGTAGGGACAAGGAGATCCAAGGGAGGGATGGAAGGACAGATGGACAGGTAGGGAGAGGGAAGATGCGGgtggagggatggatggagagagggaggagatgGAAGGACAGATGGACAGGGAGAGGGAAGACAAGGGTGGGTGAACACAGGGAAAAGGAGGTGGGGGATGGACAGACaggtggggagggacagagggagagggatggggccaggcagaggagatggAGGGACAGAGGGATGCGTAGGGACAGGAGGACGGGCATGGGGGGACAGACGGCCGGGCGGGGGCAGGGAGAGCGTCGGAGGGAGAGATGGACGGACAGACGGTCAGGGGGAGGGAGCCAGCCCGGTGGagaggggacagagggacagcgggacacggggacaggggagacgggggagggggacggggagAGGGGAGCGTTGGGGACGTGGGTGGATGGGGCACCCCggtggggggggacaggggacaggggacagagAGAAGTGTTCAAAGAGCCGCCCCGGCACGGGGACGGGAGCAGGGGGTGTCCTGAGGACAGCGTGTCCCCGTCACccgggggggtctgaggggggatccccccgcccccccatgtccctgcccgGCCGCGGcctcctgcaccccaaccccagcccgtgtccccgtgtcaccCCGTGCCCACACCCatgtgtccccacgtccccctgaCCCACGCATGGCCCCTGGccactgtccccagccccacacgTGTCCCCCGGCCACCATCCGCTGCCCCATGCGTGTCCCCCCCTGAccactgtccccagccccacacatGTTCCCTGGTCACTGTCACCTGCCCACGTGTGTCCCCTGGCCACCGTCCCctgccccacatgtgtcctctggccaccagccccacgcgtgtcccctggccactgtcccctgccccacatgtgtcctctGGCCACCAGCCCCATGCGTGTCCCCCCCGAccactgtccccagccccacatgtgtcctctggccaccagccccacgcGTGTCCCCTGGCCATCATCCCctgccccacatgtgtcctcCGGCCACCAGCCCCACGTGTGTCCCCTGGCCACCGTCCCctgccccacatgtgtcctctggccaccagccccacgcGTGTCCCCTGGCCATCATCCCctgccccacatgtgtcctcCGGCCACCAGCCCCACGTGTGTCCCCTGGCCACCGTCCCctgccccacatgtgtcctctggccaccagccccacgcGTGTCCCCTGGCCATCATCCCctgccccacatgtgtcctctGGCCACCAGCCCCATGCGTGTCCCCCCCGAccactgtccccagccccacGTGTCCTCTGGCCACCAGCCCCATGCGTGTCCCCTGGCcactgtcccctgccccacatgtgtcctctggccaccagccccacgcGTGTCCCCTGGCCATCATCCCctgccccacatgtgtcctctggccaccagccccacgcGTGTCCCCTG contains the following coding sequences:
- the SAMD14 gene encoding sterile alpha motif domain-containing protein 14 isoform X2, whose amino-acid sequence is MSVSKLQDVDEVFETPRLDTSLQKARARLLAKGRRHRPSRSRLRDSASSTEGDEGPEAAGAEGDGGPPAPSPFSRGAEFSFEAGAVLRALGDPPASSPPLSRYRPLTNASSQEGLAGTPSPKSCHSSDSSPGFARRDARPQRHSEDDSRDMSPPEPASPTVGLDKKTRRKFLDLGVTLRRASSSKSRKEKGSNRLSMGSREAVEGPGRPSGSPFLPFSWFSDSARGSASPGSASPAGSPRHEGLSPAKSASQDSTLSEDSPPPSASPRLPGPTATKCSYPYHTLSQSSDEFLDEPPGAAAGWTCQQVGQWLESLNLEQYVEEFSAHGVDGPRLLHLDGAKLKALGVGSSQDRAVLKRKLKELSLAVEKERKAQEKAEKQREKQKKKDQEQRRS
- the SAMD14 gene encoding sterile alpha motif domain-containing protein 14 isoform X1 produces the protein MSVSKLQDVDEVFDFTAVVPETPRLDTSLQKARARLLAKGRRHRPSRSRLRDSASSTEGDEGPEAAGAEGDGGPPAPSPFSRGAEFSFEAGAVLRALGDPPASSPPLSRYRPLTNASSQEGLAGTPSPKSCHSSDSSPGFARRDARPQRHSEDDSRDMSPPEPASPTVGLDKKTRRKFLDLGVTLRRASSSKSRKEKGSNRLSMGSREAVEGPGRPSGSPFLPFSWFSDSARGSASPGSASPAGSPRHEGLSPAKSASQDSTLSEDSPPPSASPRLPGPTATKCSYPYHTLSQSSDEFLDEPPGAAAGWTCQQVGQWLESLNLEQYVEEFSAHGVDGPRLLHLDGAKLKALGVGSSQDRAVLKRKLKELSLAVEKERKAQEKAEKQREKQKKKDQEQRRS
- the SAMD14 gene encoding sterile alpha motif domain-containing protein 14 isoform X3, translating into MSVSKLQDVDEVFDFTAVVPETPRLDTSLQKARARLLAKGRRHRPSRSRLRDSASSTEGDEGPEAAEGLAGTPSPKSCHSSDSSPGFARRDARPQRHSEDDSRDMSPPEPASPTVGLDKKTRRKFLDLGVTLRRASSSKSRKEKGSNRLSMGSREAVEGPGRPSGSPFLPFSWFSDSARGSASPGSASPAGSPRHEGLSPAKSASQDSTLSEDSPPPSASPRLPGPTATKCSYPYHTLSQSSDEFLDEPPGAAAGWTCQQVGQWLESLNLEQYVEEFSAHGVDGPRLLHLDGAKLKALGVGSSQDRAVLKRKLKELSLAVEKERKAQEKAEKQREKQKKKDQEQRRS